GAACAACCCGGACGACGGATTCGACGAGATCCTCGATTGCCACCGCTACTACAACATCCCGCTGAACATCCACCTTGCCGGACAGCTTCAGACGAGCGCCGAGTGGCACAACCCCGAGTTCAACGACTCGATCGCTTCGGCGGTCGCCCAGGGATGGGGAGACATCATCACATCCGCCTATGCCCAGCACATGATGCCCTTCGTGCACAACAACATGAACGATTGGGCGGTGCACATCGAGAAAGTGATGTCCGACTGGCGCTACGGGGACACGGCGGTCGTCGCGTGGGTCCCCGAGCGCGTGTGGCTTGAGAACCCGGACAACGACGGAAACGGGATCACCGCGAGCGGCGGCGTCGTCGACAATACGCTCCTCGACAACTGGATGAACCACGGCGTGCGCGCGGTGCTCCTCGACGACTACATCCATCTCGACTACTACAACAACTGGGCGAACGACCGCCACGTCTATGTCCATTCCAACGGCCTCAAGTTCATCCCGATGGACGGCGACTTCGTCGGCGCGATGGACAACGACTGGGGAAGCGCGTGGAACATGATCTTGAACCTCTCCCCCGACGAGATCCTCGTCTACGGGAACGACTGGGAGATCCCGGCGGAAGTGAGCCAGGGCGCGTGGAACCAGTACGCGCTGAACAACTGGATCAACGTGATCCGCCAGTGCCGGCTGAACAGCGGGACGGTCGCCGTCTGGAAGCTCTCCGACGTCATCCACCACGGTCCGTTCATCTCCGGAATCTCGAACCCGACGATCCAAAACGGAACCTACGGACTTCTCGGGGGCAAGTGGGGATACGGGGGGGGCAACAACTCGTGGTACATCCACTGGGCGGGATACAACGATCCGGCGCACGTGTGGGATTTCCACACGCCGACTTGGAACTACGGGACCATCTGGAACAACGCGTACAACACGATCATGGCGAGCCCCTCGAACGACCTCTCCGAGACCGCGTGGTACGTGATGATGACCAACCTACACGAGACCGGCTGGCACGACGGAAGCGAGATCAGCGGCTGGATCTACCGCTACTCGAACAAGATCAAGAACGCGAACGTCTATGCCGAGGCGGCGCGCTGGGCGAACGGCGACTATGCGAGCGCGACCGGCGCCTACCTCTCGGACATCGATCAGGACGGACAGATCGAGGGGGTCATCCACAACGACAAGCTCTTCGCGGTGATCGAGCCGATCGGAGGGCGCGTCGTCCATCTCTTCGCCCAGGAGACGAGCGATGAGTACTCGGTCATCGGGAACTGCAACGTGTACTGGACGGATACCGAAGGGGATTACAACGAGGGGAACCACGTCGGCGGTCTCTCGGACGTCAGCGTTGCGGGCCTCGACCGCGAGCACGATCTCTACACGATCTCGGTGGTCTCCGGCTCGGGGAACAAGGTCGCGCTCGACATCGCGCACCCGAACGTGACCAAGCGGCTGAACCTCGAGCTTGGCAAGAAGTACCTCGACGTCGTGTACGACGCCGCGGGGCAAGACGTCTATGTGAAGAGCGGCTTCTCCCCTGATCTCCTCGATCTCATCTGGAACGCGCGTTCCGACCGCGTGTGGTCGGCGTCGCCGGTCTCGGGCGCCTACTTCGGCCAGCGGAACCCGAACTCGGGTGCGACCGCGGCAATCGTCGTCGGCAACGGCGGCGCGCGCCACAACCTGCAGTACAACTCGACGCTCATGGGCGTGGAGGAGCTCTTCGGAAGCGGCCAGTTCGAGATGTACCTCTTCGCGGGCGAAACGGCGGCGCCCGACGGCCAGGGGAACATCGCCGAGCTGCAGACATTGGCGAGCGCGCTCTCCGACACGCTGAAGCCGCGCGCCGTCTCCGCGACCTACTTCCCGACGCCGAACCGCATCTCGATTCTCTTCAACGAGAAGGTGAAGTACGACCAGGTGGTCGTAACCGGCTTCAAGGTGGACGACGACAACGACGGCATCGCGGACGTCACCTTCACCTCCGGTTGCGCGGTCGTCACGACGAGCAACAGCGTACGGATCGACGTCGCCCTCGACGGCGCGACCGCCTCCGCCATCGAGAGCCTGAATCCGAACACGCTCGAGCTCATGATGAACGCGAACACGGTA
The Candidatus Eisenbacteria bacterium DNA segment above includes these coding regions:
- a CDS encoding T9SS type A sorting domain-containing protein; translation: MRLAHAVAYCLLAVSLAIPLPLSAAPSSPAPAPGIDAAGDPTAYRPEHAKALAPVYDTARPGARAADLMAFYYDQNVDRLAFRVQLFDIGSSDETANHMNDSHTKIYIALDYMDGGARALPDGIRGEAPVLWDRVLRIEYDEGGALRGTLLDPSFGEGETDRVRRVHVSLRHDMVEGSIDLPGGFEEAAIRAAGKIGATYEKIAEAAAAGDRTPVRFYVFTAQGDELLDAIEADNASRPGDRNVAFMVHGNQGLTWTSVFYGERAENASYPGDPNNPDDGFDEILDCHRYYNIPLNIHLAGQLQTSAEWHNPEFNDSIASAVAQGWGDIITSAYAQHMMPFVHNNMNDWAVHIEKVMSDWRYGDTAVVAWVPERVWLENPDNDGNGITASGGVVDNTLLDNWMNHGVRAVLLDDYIHLDYYNNWANDRHVYVHSNGLKFIPMDGDFVGAMDNDWGSAWNMILNLSPDEILVYGNDWEIPAEVSQGAWNQYALNNWINVIRQCRLNSGTVAVWKLSDVIHHGPFISGISNPTIQNGTYGLLGGKWGYGGGNNSWYIHWAGYNDPAHVWDFHTPTWNYGTIWNNAYNTIMASPSNDLSETAWYVMMTNLHETGWHDGSEISGWIYRYSNKIKNANVYAEAARWANGDYASATGAYLSDIDQDGQIEGVIHNDKLFAVIEPIGGRVVHLFAQETSDEYSVIGNCNVYWTDTEGDYNEGNHVGGLSDVSVAGLDREHDLYTISVVSGSGNKVALDIAHPNVTKRLNLELGKKYLDVVYDAAGQDVYVKSGFSPDLLDLIWNARSDRVWSASPVSGAYFGQRNPNSGATAAIVVGNGGARHNLQYNSTLMGVEELFGSGQFEMYLFAGETAAPDGQGNIAELQTLASALSDTLKPRAVSATYFPTPNRISILFNEKVKYDQVVVTGFKVDDDNDGIADVTFTSGCAVVTTSNSVRIDVALDGATASAIESLNPNTLELMMNANTVRDVAGNGNRALDNTHDVAIEVAPATMITIDGYFDPNEWTNGMRIVSDYWDSDWTTPSPGDTNDINALYMTWDSTYLYLGILGIVHNNSWLLYLDTDPGGPNGESDLDSIDRWERGAQLPFLADFQYGCYQHQGGYDSDSFWKITSKTTAQDFSGSILSEFDSQHFYQTNGGSEMAIPWDVLYGLGGGNVPPGASVRLVASICWDPEPNGELGGDQAPDNIAATPPILDNFVTVRVDCDDDGKPDANNEPVGVDGADVPAAKLALLGNVPNPFNPATEIRFIVPGAAGTSARVRLAIFDLAGRRVATLADGALPSGYRTAAWNGTADDGTAVSSGIYFARIEANGETATRKVLLIR